One part of the Bacillus sp. FJAT-45350 genome encodes these proteins:
- a CDS encoding Hsp20/alpha crystallin family protein, whose protein sequence is MKEKNNNQLPNKLTNSYSELLRSIDDFFSQTFKNFHNNGLFTPSFPVRAYEANHEYIIEAELPGVNKEQIKLDIYQNHVRIAVLNNEIIEEHNEKENYRSYQQTSHSREQIVPVPFPVTEKDVKASYHNGLLQVRFPNKRKTIEIE, encoded by the coding sequence ATGAAAGAGAAAAACAATAATCAATTACCTAACAAACTAACAAATTCATACAGTGAATTACTACGTTCTATTGATGATTTCTTTAGTCAAACATTTAAGAACTTCCATAATAACGGATTATTTACGCCAAGTTTTCCTGTAAGAGCCTATGAAGCAAATCATGAATATATTATTGAGGCTGAGTTACCTGGAGTAAATAAGGAGCAAATTAAACTAGATATTTATCAAAATCATGTCCGTATTGCTGTGCTAAATAATGAGATCATTGAAGAACACAACGAAAAAGAAAATTACAGAAGCTACCAACAAACATCACACTCAAGAGAACAAATCGTACCTGTGCCGTTTCCAGTAACAGAAAAAGACGTAAAAGCCTCATATCACAATGGGCTATTACAAGTTCGCTTCCCAAACAAACGTAAAACAATCGAAATTGAGTAA
- a CDS encoding DUF2535 family protein, with the protein MNTKQIEFYQVSGRKIIIHDIPIVSDEDEHFKLTWNIEKLIDEIEQSITPKDTYSYQEAITRWNTIKK; encoded by the coding sequence ATGAATACCAAACAAATTGAATTTTATCAAGTAAGTGGAAGGAAAATCATTATTCATGACATTCCTATTGTATCTGATGAAGATGAACACTTTAAGCTTACTTGGAACATTGAGAAGCTAATTGATGAAATCGAACAGTCAATAACCCCCAAAGATACTTATTCATATCAAGAAGCAATTACTAGATGGAACACTATTAAAAAGTAA
- a CDS encoding chemotaxis protein has product MYEDDKSKILLESGTNELEIVMFKVGSGTFGINVLKVREIINPLPITETPNGHPHVEGVIRLRQEVIPVVDLAKVLNFPPSEIQGQDKFIISELNKIKVAFHVHSVSRIHRISWEQIEKPSELSSGEQAQTIGIVKMEDEMSLLLDFEKIVVDISPESGVNVESLKVLGPRERSTKNIIAAEDSAILRKLLNDTLTEAGFDNVRFFENGKEAWDYLDTIGNDSSKEATKEVNLIITDLEMPKMDGHHLTRKIKDHPKLTNIPVVIFSSLITDDLYHKGERVGASAQISKPEIVQLVQVIDDLAL; this is encoded by the coding sequence ATGTACGAAGATGATAAGTCAAAAATTCTACTAGAGAGTGGAACAAATGAATTAGAAATAGTCATGTTTAAAGTAGGGAGTGGCACGTTTGGTATTAATGTATTAAAGGTGAGGGAGATTATAAATCCATTGCCAATAACGGAAACTCCAAATGGACATCCTCATGTAGAAGGTGTAATCCGCTTAAGACAGGAAGTTATTCCAGTCGTTGATTTAGCGAAAGTGTTAAACTTTCCTCCATCAGAAATTCAAGGTCAAGATAAATTTATTATTTCGGAGTTAAATAAAATAAAAGTTGCTTTCCATGTTCATAGTGTTTCGAGAATTCACCGCATTTCATGGGAACAAATTGAAAAGCCTAGTGAATTATCTTCTGGTGAGCAAGCTCAAACGATCGGTATTGTTAAAATGGAAGACGAAATGTCTCTATTATTAGACTTCGAAAAAATTGTTGTTGATATTAGTCCTGAGTCTGGAGTGAATGTTGAGAGTCTTAAAGTATTAGGACCACGCGAACGTTCGACAAAGAATATTATTGCGGCTGAGGATTCTGCTATTTTAAGAAAACTGTTAAATGACACACTTACTGAAGCAGGTTTTGATAATGTGCGTTTCTTTGAGAATGGAAAAGAAGCATGGGATTATTTAGATACTATCGGCAATGATAGTAGCAAAGAAGCAACAAAAGAAGTAAATTTAATTATTACAGACTTAGAAATGCCAAAGATGGATGGACATCATTTAACTAGAAAAATTAAAGACCACCCGAAATTAACAAATATTCCAGTTGTCATTTTCTCTTCATTAATTACTGATGATTTATACCATAAAGGTGAGCGAGTTGGAGCTAGTGCACAAATAAGTAAGCCAGAAATTGTACAACTTGTCCAAGTAATAGATGATTTAGCTCTATAA
- a CDS encoding dipeptidase, which yields MKIIDTHCDALLKLWESNGGLNFTNSNEIDTNYERLNKGKVTVQCFAIFVDPAIKFEQKFQVVLEQIDYFHRSVLAKHPEMKHIKKWKEIFSLKEGEIGAILTLEGVDAIGDDLVKLRILFELGVMSVGLTWNFANLCADGVGETRGAGLTNLGKQLVKLNNEYKVLTDVSHLNEPGFWDVMELADYPIATHSNAKSLCSHQRNLNDVQVKALVAKKGLIGIVFHPVFLNDNGQGTMTDIIKHIDYLCGLGAKEHICFGSDFDGISVYVPELEHAGKYQNLINELLKHFKEDDIKGFAYQNFLQFVPK from the coding sequence TTGAAAATTATAGATACTCATTGTGATGCGTTATTAAAGTTATGGGAAAGTAATGGAGGCTTAAACTTTACAAACTCTAATGAAATCGATACAAATTATGAGCGTTTAAATAAAGGGAAAGTGACAGTACAATGTTTTGCTATCTTTGTCGACCCTGCCATCAAATTCGAACAAAAGTTTCAAGTAGTATTAGAGCAAATCGATTATTTTCACCGTTCGGTTTTAGCAAAACACCCAGAAATGAAGCATATTAAAAAGTGGAAAGAAATTTTTTCGTTAAAAGAAGGGGAAATCGGCGCGATATTAACCTTAGAAGGTGTAGACGCGATTGGGGATGACCTTGTTAAGCTTCGAATATTATTTGAGTTGGGTGTTATGTCTGTTGGGTTAACATGGAATTTCGCAAACCTTTGTGCAGATGGTGTAGGTGAGACTAGAGGTGCAGGTCTTACGAATTTAGGAAAACAATTGGTGAAGTTAAATAACGAATATAAAGTGTTAACGGATGTAAGTCATCTTAATGAACCAGGTTTTTGGGATGTTATGGAGCTTGCTGATTATCCGATTGCGACTCATTCAAACGCAAAAAGTCTATGTTCGCATCAAAGAAATTTAAATGATGTACAAGTGAAAGCACTCGTTGCGAAAAAGGGGTTAATTGGAATTGTCTTTCATCCTGTTTTTCTAAATGATAATGGACAAGGTACGATGACTGATATTATCAAGCATATTGATTATCTTTGTGGATTAGGAGCTAAAGAGCATATTTGTTTTGGCTCTGATTTCGATGGAATATCAGTGTATGTCCCTGAGCTTGAGCATGCTGGCAAATACCAAAATCTTATTAATGAACTATTAAAGCATTTTAAAGAGGATGATATAAAAGGATTTGCTTATCAGAACTTTTTACAATTTGTTCCTAAGTAA
- a CDS encoding YppG family protein — protein sequence MNIHPRYYQPPHYANNPYDYPMMNHQPYPFQAGPMHHSNPYYTHMPPTPPPPQPPSQPQANQGQNNQAQGQNPNPRPRPVQSQQPQGQTQQSAQPPQPPNSPPMQPMSPMPYPPNPFMAAFMSQDGKFDFDKTFKTVDQMVKTVNQVSPLVKQVSSFFTTPRS from the coding sequence ATGAATATTCATCCACGATACTATCAGCCACCTCACTATGCCAATAACCCATATGATTACCCGATGATGAACCATCAACCGTACCCTTTCCAGGCTGGACCAATGCATCACAGTAATCCTTATTACACACACATGCCACCTACACCACCACCGCCTCAGCCACCCTCACAGCCTCAAGCAAATCAGGGGCAGAATAATCAGGCTCAGGGACAAAACCCAAATCCAAGGCCAAGACCAGTACAGTCACAGCAACCACAGGGTCAGACTCAACAATCTGCTCAACCACCGCAGCCACCTAATAGTCCACCGATGCAGCCAATGTCACCAATGCCATATCCACCAAACCCGTTCATGGCTGCCTTTATGTCCCAAGATGGAAAGTTTGATTTTGACAAAACGTTTAAAACTGTCGACCAAATGGTAAAGACAGTCAATCAAGTATCACCACTTGTCAAGCAGGTGAGCTCCTTTTTCACAACACCAAGATCTTAA
- a CDS encoding HesB-like (seleno)protein, protein MQITNEAKTFIETVMKEHDTDTIRVVLAGMGUGGPKLGLALDEAADTDKIETINGIKVAIEESIVSHVADITLDYQEGPNGGGLAILGTNDCC, encoded by the coding sequence ATGCAAATTACAAACGAAGCAAAAACATTTATTGAAACAGTAATGAAAGAACATGATACAGATACGATCCGTGTTGTTTTAGCAGGTATGGGCTGAGGAGGCCCAAAACTTGGACTGGCTCTGGATGAGGCAGCAGATACTGATAAAATCGAAACAATTAACGGAATTAAGGTCGCAATTGAGGAATCAATTGTCTCTCATGTTGCGGACATTACACTTGATTATCAAGAGGGTCCAAATGGTGGAGGCTTAGCGATTCTTGGTACGAACGATTGTTGTTAA
- a CDS encoding SurA N-terminal domain-containing protein: MFKKVIMTITASALVVGLAACGGDEQGSEATEGTELETEEVVEVSGEANTDALPEVIATVNGEEIMKTNFEQQLEATKMQYQMQGYDFEEAEDGAEMLGMIQQQVVDNLITQTVLLQMVNDKGFEAEESEVDAELEQIMAQAQIGTKEELEMALEQDQLTLAEFREQLAAQVKVDKYFATISSEITVTEEEIEENYNAMKEMYEGEEEVPEFDELRAQIEDSLINERANQEISQLLEEIKAESDIEILI; this comes from the coding sequence TTGTTTAAAAAAGTAATAATGACAATAACAGCTTCTGCTTTAGTAGTAGGCCTAGCAGCATGTGGTGGGGATGAGCAAGGTTCTGAGGCTACTGAAGGAACAGAGCTTGAAACTGAGGAAGTTGTAGAGGTTAGTGGAGAAGCAAATACAGACGCATTACCTGAGGTTATTGCGACTGTAAATGGTGAAGAGATTATGAAAACTAATTTCGAACAGCAACTAGAAGCGACAAAAATGCAGTATCAGATGCAAGGGTATGATTTTGAAGAAGCTGAAGACGGTGCTGAAATGCTAGGGATGATTCAACAACAAGTAGTAGATAACCTAATTACACAAACAGTATTACTACAAATGGTTAATGATAAAGGCTTTGAAGCAGAAGAGTCCGAAGTAGATGCTGAGCTAGAGCAAATTATGGCACAAGCTCAAATTGGGACGAAAGAAGAGTTAGAAATGGCACTTGAGCAAGACCAATTAACATTAGCAGAATTCCGTGAGCAATTAGCAGCACAAGTAAAGGTTGATAAATACTTTGCTACAATCTCGAGCGAAATTACTGTAACAGAAGAAGAAATTGAAGAAAATTATAATGCGATGAAAGAAATGTACGAAGGTGAAGAAGAAGTTCCAGAATTTGATGAATTACGTGCACAAATAGAAGATTCGTTAATTAACGAAAGAGCAAACCAAGAAATCTCACAGCTTCTTGAAGAAATTAAAGCTGAAAGTGATATCGAAATTTTAATTTAA
- a CDS encoding Na/Pi cotransporter family protein, whose translation MGTFSVVIGGIGLFLLGMTLMTDGLKALAGDALKRLLSKFTGGTFSAIFSGASITALIQSSSATTFMTIGFVSAGLLTFTQSIGVILGANLGSTSTGWIVSMIGFKVNMGVIALPLIGIGVFLKLFSKGKFAPHGMALAGFGLLFLGIDVLQQGMADVGDMFNLAAISGDSFLNKIILIFIGIAMTVVMQSSSAAVVTTLTALYTGAITFDQAAVLVIGQNVGTTVKAAIASIGSSVPAKRTAVAHILFNLLTGLVAFIALPLLVMLVFRISDWMSITDLSVSLAIFHTVFNVIGILLIVPFIGLFSKMVMKIIPDKGDSLTKHLDPSVATVTPVAIEASRRTLKKVTNVVVSAMIDLLKEKKMTATVQKKLDSAEAALVETRQFLSTITTDFASSTSRQDYKNHVAAIHAIDHLDRLIKATKETDFLVSLETDENLTGISSRMKVVLADVTMKLKDIDIEELVQIVEENSASIAEARKKDRKRLLKKPAKNQVDVDTAIQKVHTLHWIDRLAYHLWRAIFHLQPYDEKAESDVETIIQDETNQEKAKQTDSY comes from the coding sequence GTGGGGACGTTTTCTGTAGTAATTGGGGGAATTGGTTTATTTTTGTTAGGAATGACATTAATGACCGATGGATTGAAGGCTCTCGCAGGTGATGCGTTAAAAAGATTATTGAGTAAATTTACTGGTGGAACGTTCTCGGCAATTTTTTCTGGAGCTTCGATAACTGCATTAATTCAATCATCGAGTGCAACTACCTTTATGACGATTGGGTTTGTTAGTGCAGGGTTGCTCACATTCACTCAATCTATTGGGGTCATTTTAGGAGCAAATCTAGGGAGTACAAGTACAGGTTGGATTGTTTCGATGATAGGCTTTAAGGTTAATATGGGTGTCATTGCTCTTCCACTTATCGGGATAGGTGTATTTTTAAAGTTATTTTCAAAGGGGAAATTTGCTCCACATGGAATGGCACTTGCCGGTTTCGGTTTACTATTTTTAGGGATTGATGTATTGCAACAGGGGATGGCTGATGTTGGTGATATGTTCAATCTCGCGGCGATTTCAGGAGATTCGTTTTTAAATAAAATCATATTAATTTTTATTGGGATTGCTATGACCGTCGTAATGCAATCTTCTAGTGCAGCAGTTGTTACGACATTAACAGCTCTTTATACAGGAGCAATTACATTTGACCAAGCGGCAGTTCTAGTAATTGGACAAAATGTCGGGACAACAGTAAAAGCGGCGATTGCTTCTATAGGAAGCTCAGTACCTGCTAAGCGAACAGCAGTAGCTCATATATTATTTAATTTGCTTACTGGTTTAGTAGCATTTATTGCACTACCGTTACTCGTGATGTTAGTGTTCCGTATCAGTGATTGGATGAGTATTACGGATTTATCTGTGTCTTTAGCGATTTTCCATACTGTCTTCAATGTGATCGGTATTTTATTGATTGTCCCTTTTATTGGCTTATTCTCAAAAATGGTCATGAAGATAATACCAGATAAAGGAGATTCATTAACTAAGCATTTGGACCCGAGTGTTGCTACTGTTACACCAGTCGCTATTGAAGCATCTCGTCGAACATTGAAAAAGGTAACGAATGTTGTTGTGTCAGCGATGATAGATTTACTAAAAGAAAAAAAGATGACAGCTACAGTTCAAAAGAAATTAGATTCTGCTGAAGCGGCTTTAGTAGAAACTAGACAATTCCTAAGTACAATCACTACTGATTTTGCATCTAGCACATCAAGACAGGATTATAAAAACCACGTTGCGGCAATCCATGCTATCGATCACCTAGATAGACTAATTAAGGCAACAAAAGAAACGGATTTCCTTGTTTCATTAGAGACGGACGAGAATTTAACGGGAATTAGTTCGAGAATGAAAGTGGTTTTAGCAGATGTAACGATGAAGCTGAAGGACATAGATATTGAAGAGCTTGTGCAAATTGTGGAAGAAAACTCAGCATCAATAGCTGAAGCTAGAAAGAAAGACCGTAAGAGATTATTGAAAAAGCCGGCAAAGAATCAAGTCGATGTTGATACAGCGATACAAAAAGTTCATACATTACATTGGATTGACCGTTTAGCTTATCATTTGTGGCGAGCAATCTTTCACTTACAACCATATGATGAAAAGGCAGAGTCAGATGTAGAAACAATTATACAAGACGAGACTAATCAAGAAAAAGCTAAGCAAACTGATTCATATTAA